TCGAGATCGGCTAGGACGGTTGCATATCTATCTGATAGTAAGACCGCTAAATTAGTTGCTACAAAGCTCTTACCTGTTCCCCCCTTACCTCCTGTAACAGTTATTTGTCTCTGCATATCTCCTCTACCAGCTAAAGGCTTACATTGGCTTCAAGAATTTATTGAATAATGGGTTTCTAAATACTAGTTCATTAAGTTCTTCATCTGTAAGATTCTTTGCTTGAGCTATTGCTTTATCAATGGGTTCCCTATATTTTTCTGAGATAACTGGTTTTTGGCAGGTGTATTCAATGCATCCTTTAATACCTTTCTCCGGATCTCCTTCACGTTTATTAAAGCATTTATTGTTTTCAAATAACTCCTTAACCCCCTCTATATAGAATACCTTGTCGAAACCCTTGTATTCAGCATTTGTTAGTCTCTCACCATATTTCTCATAATATTCTAGTTCGGCCAGCGCTAATACCCTGCTTAGCCTGTAGGGGTGCATGCATCCTGTTTCTGATAATATATATCCTATTATTTTCTCGAGCTCGATCATAAGCGCCACCGTTAGGTTTGTCTAACAACGCTATATTATGCAGTTTGATTAATATTGGAATAATGGAGTTTAAATCTAACGATACAATATAGTAGTGTTTACGGAGATATTTTAAGAAATAATAGTTGCCTAGGAGATATTGATGAAGACTTATGGGCATAGAGCTAATAATAAGCTTGTACTGAGAAAGTATTTGGCACTGAAGAATATCAATGGATTAGAAGTGGATGTATCGGTTAGAAATAATAAAGTAGTGGTTAGACACGGTCCCAGCCCAGTGGTGAGGCCTAGTTTACTGGGCAAGATCATGGGCTGGATCGATTACAGATTCTTCTACAGGGATCCATATATTAGATCTCTCAGCATATCGTTGGAAGATATCTTTGGAATTGTGAGGAAGAGGGGTTTAGAACTGATTCTTGACGTTAAAGATATTAATACAATGGCTAGGATTCTAGAATCAAATATTATGCTTCCACACAATATTATTTTCACCTCCAAAGACCACTTCGCCATCAGGTATGCTAAGGAAACTACAAATTATAGAGCATTAGTAAGCATTGATTCTCTACCGCTGAGCATTATTGATATTATAAATGATTCTCTAGCTGATGGTGTCTCAATAAATTATGGTTTTATAGAGGATTGGCTTATAGATTTACTTCATAGTAACAACTATGTTGTTTATACTTGGATAGTTAATGACCAAGCTACAGCATGTAAACTGGAGAAGCTAGGTGTTGATGCTGTAATTTCAGATGATCCAAAAACAATCTTGTATCGAAGATGCAGGTGATCTAGTAGCTTTG
This is a stretch of genomic DNA from Staphylothermus hellenicus DSM 12710. It encodes these proteins:
- a CDS encoding glycerophosphodiester phosphodiesterase, which encodes MKTYGHRANNKLVLRKYLALKNINGLEVDVSVRNNKVVVRHGPSPVVRPSLLGKIMGWIDYRFFYRDPYIRSLSISLEDIFGIVRKRGLELILDVKDINTMARILESNIMLPHNIIFTSKDHFAIRYAKETTNYRALVSIDSLPLSIIDIINDSLADGVSINYGFIEDWLIDLLHSNNYVVYTWIVNDQATACKLEKLGVDAVISDDPKTILYRRCR